One Deefgea tanakiae genomic region harbors:
- a CDS encoding Rha family transcriptional regulator yields the protein MAYLIPVPEQDLQLISSNIEPLIDSRLLAAKLGVQHRHLLRRIEQHQGDYVALGVMRFESAKPQELGGRPERFALLNEDQAMLVLTYTRNTPEIRAMKARLIQAFGEARRTLAARDQQYLPSYRHAHQAASQLAEYAQQHGSSTPAKFHHINLEKLVNKTIGIDKGQRAKLSTAQLTTLGCCYVLAAESVQYALATGADHKQAYQAVKAKLAMFKSLFLPAGLLEG from the coding sequence ATGGCTTATTTAATCCCTGTACCTGAGCAAGATTTGCAATTGATCAGTAGCAATATCGAGCCATTGATTGATTCGCGCTTATTGGCTGCAAAATTAGGCGTGCAACATCGCCACCTATTACGCCGTATTGAGCAACACCAAGGCGACTATGTGGCATTGGGAGTAATGCGCTTTGAAAGCGCAAAACCCCAAGAGCTAGGCGGCAGACCTGAACGGTTTGCATTGTTGAATGAAGATCAAGCCATGCTGGTACTAACCTATACCCGCAATACGCCAGAGATTCGCGCCATGAAAGCCCGATTGATCCAAGCGTTTGGCGAGGCACGCCGCACACTGGCGGCACGAGATCAGCAATACCTACCCTCGTATCGCCATGCACACCAAGCAGCCAGCCAGCTTGCGGAATATGCCCAGCAGCACGGCAGCAGCACGCCCGCGAAGTTTCACCACATCAACCTAGAAAAGCTGGTAAATAAAACCATCGGCATCGACAAGGGGCAGCGAGCCAAACTAAGCACGGCTCAACTCACCACGTTGGGCTGCTGCTATGTACTGGCGGCCGAGAGCGTGCAATACGCGCTTGCGACTGGCGCGGATCATAAACAGGCCTATCAAGCAGTCAAAGCCAAGCTCGCGATGTTTAAAAGCTTGTTCTTACCTGCTGGCTTGCTGGAGGGGTAG
- a CDS encoding tyrosine-type recombinase/integrase, with amino-acid sequence MAIITDTKARSIKPTDKTLAHGGVSGLSLVASKNKGIGYWELRFTSPTTGKRRVIGFGTYPDVSILEAGKLAQSARELLTQGIDPLDHRQEAEKIKSAMPSFEQAARALHTDLSPSWRNPKHANDWINSLIMYAFTDLGSTPVGDVTPKHIADVLRPIWIEKAETASRVKQRMSAVMSWAWAHGYCSANPVDVVNHLLPKQEGKASRTEHFPAMPWRLIPEFVTSKIMAAQRYDSTRPLLEFLILVACRSGEARGMTWDEVDLVAGIWTIPAARMKMKQIHRVPLSDRALTIIEGQKGRHASLVFPAPRGGELSDMALTSFLRRHEAVSGTANRVATAHGFRSSFRDWASENEYPRDLAERALAHSVANKTEAAYHRTDLLEQRRPMMQAWSDHVTGKQISQMNSGNNVHVLKRA; translated from the coding sequence ATGGCGATCATTACCGATACAAAGGCACGGAGTATTAAGCCCACGGATAAAACGCTAGCTCATGGTGGCGTATCGGGTTTAAGTTTGGTGGCCAGTAAGAATAAAGGCATAGGATATTGGGAGTTACGTTTTACGAGCCCAACAACTGGAAAGCGCCGTGTGATTGGGTTTGGCACTTATCCTGATGTTTCCATTTTGGAGGCGGGTAAGTTAGCGCAATCAGCGCGTGAGCTTCTTACTCAAGGTATTGATCCGCTCGACCACAGACAAGAGGCAGAAAAGATCAAAAGCGCAATGCCTTCATTTGAGCAGGCTGCGCGCGCTCTTCATACTGATTTGTCACCCAGCTGGCGTAATCCAAAGCATGCTAATGACTGGATTAACAGCCTTATCATGTATGCATTTACGGATTTGGGTTCGACTCCTGTCGGTGATGTAACCCCTAAGCATATTGCGGATGTATTGCGGCCGATCTGGATTGAAAAAGCCGAAACGGCAAGTCGAGTAAAACAACGAATGAGTGCCGTGATGAGTTGGGCTTGGGCGCATGGATATTGCTCGGCGAATCCAGTCGATGTTGTGAATCACTTATTACCCAAGCAAGAAGGCAAAGCCAGCCGGACGGAGCATTTCCCTGCGATGCCTTGGCGTCTTATTCCTGAATTTGTTACTAGTAAAATAATGGCAGCCCAACGCTATGACTCAACTCGGCCTTTGCTTGAGTTTTTAATATTGGTAGCTTGTCGTTCGGGTGAAGCACGGGGAATGACGTGGGATGAGGTTGATTTGGTCGCTGGCATTTGGACCATTCCTGCAGCACGGATGAAAATGAAGCAAATTCACCGTGTGCCCTTATCAGATCGTGCTTTGACGATCATCGAGGGGCAGAAGGGCAGACATGCTTCTTTGGTGTTTCCTGCTCCGCGTGGTGGTGAGCTATCTGATATGGCATTAACATCATTTCTGCGCCGTCACGAAGCAGTGAGTGGTACGGCCAATCGAGTTGCAACAGCCCACGGATTTAGATCATCATTCCGCGACTGGGCAAGCGAAAATGAATACCCGCGAGATTTAGCAGAGCGCGCATTAGCACACAGTGTTGCGAATAAAACTGAGGCAGCATACCACCGCACTGATTTATTAGAGCAGCGCCGTCCGATGATGCAGGCTTGGTCAGACCATGTGACTGGCAAACAAATCAGTCAAATGAATAGTGGCAACAATGTACATGTTCTAAAGCGCGCATAA
- a CDS encoding antitoxin of toxin-antitoxin stability system encodes MSKEAVFTMKLESDLRAAFMAEAEAAHRPASQVMRELMREFVQRQQEAREYESFLRNKVETARGSMRAGLGQSNDDVEASFAARRARFADKA; translated from the coding sequence ATGTCAAAAGAAGCCGTTTTTACAATGAAATTAGAGTCCGATTTACGTGCGGCCTTCATGGCTGAAGCGGAAGCGGCACACCGCCCAGCTTCGCAAGTGATGCGCGAGTTGATGCGCGAATTTGTTCAACGCCAGCAAGAGGCGCGTGAGTATGAAAGTTTCTTGCGTAACAAAGTAGAAACAGCTCGGGGGTCAATGCGAGCGGGGTTAGGCCAATCGAATGATGACGTCGAAGCAAGCTTTGCAGCGCGGCGCGCAAGGTTTGCGGATAAAGCATGA
- a CDS encoding helix-turn-helix transcriptional regulator, with protein sequence MPLPATPLMYRINAAVTTLGLSRATIYRLVKQGELELVKLSTNASAIPADSLHAYLARCQPAKREG encoded by the coding sequence ATGCCCTTACCCGCTACACCTCTGATGTACCGAATCAATGCCGCAGTGACCACGCTAGGCTTGAGCCGCGCCACGATCTATCGCCTCGTTAAACAAGGCGAACTCGAATTGGTCAAACTGTCGACCAATGCCAGCGCAATCCCTGCCGACAGTTTGCACGCCTATCTTGCCCGCTGCCAACCTGCAAAACGGGAGGGCTAA
- a CDS encoding helix-turn-helix domain-containing protein produces the protein MNKKDRRDHAGNDDPKHNRQHKRTDRVAQQDRTEQALLTGTKSTFELRDLYNVLHPAGRVMELVDQGAEIHVERRRTVDRDGREHFGIAHYSLIKRRPRKEQ, from the coding sequence GTGAACAAAAAAGATCGCCGCGACCACGCAGGCAACGACGACCCAAAACACAATCGCCAGCATAAGCGCACCGACCGAGTCGCGCAACAAGATCGAACCGAGCAAGCTTTACTAACAGGCACCAAGAGCACGTTTGAATTGCGTGACTTGTATAACGTATTGCACCCCGCTGGCCGCGTGATGGAGTTAGTCGACCAAGGCGCAGAAATCCACGTTGAACGCCGCCGCACCGTCGACCGTGATGGGCGCGAGCATTTCGGCATCGCGCATTATTCCCTCATCAAACGCCGCCCACGCAAGGAGCAATAA
- a CDS encoding tyrosine-type recombinase/integrase: MAIKKLTTKEIDNAKVADGKTETILRDGDGLEFRVTASGRYWQMRYQFAGRRRVLSINEDERERDGEAKPDEHRLSTARRWRGWCRLQLAKGIDPAQARQDLAAADQQLILDQQHQQKLAELERETKAAEAALHAARMTFSELFNRWERVQLSNRKDQGSETRRSFQKDVFPLLGNLYADEINRQHIARVLHDIVERGAKRMANHTLSDLRQCFGYAIGAGLLENDPTSHLKKTSFGGNSIERDRVLSESELRYLLQTALPNCKLSFKYQAAIRVLLGTAARIGELLRAQRSHIDLTTRTWFIPADNAKNGISHLIYLSDFAMSGFNEIFSLLEHPEWLFMDRRGESHVCVKTLTKQISDRQTNTAMSGRSQNTQALVLSGGKWTPHDLRRTAATLMGELGVAPHVIEKCLNHKEKDKVIRTYQLQRLEAEQREAFILLGERLALLANTEADNVILLNRHTA; the protein is encoded by the coding sequence ATGGCAATCAAGAAACTCACCACCAAAGAAATCGACAATGCCAAGGTGGCAGATGGCAAAACTGAAACCATTTTGCGTGATGGCGATGGGTTAGAATTTCGCGTGACCGCCAGCGGGCGATATTGGCAAATGCGCTACCAGTTTGCAGGCCGCCGCCGTGTTTTGAGTATCAATGAAGATGAACGCGAGCGCGATGGTGAAGCCAAGCCAGACGAGCACCGCCTCAGCACAGCAAGACGCTGGCGCGGGTGGTGCCGCTTGCAATTGGCCAAGGGTATCGACCCCGCCCAAGCTCGCCAAGACTTAGCCGCAGCAGATCAACAACTGATACTCGATCAACAGCACCAACAAAAACTGGCCGAGCTTGAACGAGAAACCAAAGCAGCCGAAGCAGCCCTTCACGCCGCACGCATGACTTTTTCCGAGCTATTTAATCGCTGGGAGCGCGTACAGCTATCGAATCGAAAAGATCAAGGTAGCGAAACACGTCGCTCATTTCAAAAAGACGTGTTCCCTTTGCTGGGCAATCTCTATGCCGATGAAATCAATCGCCAACACATTGCGCGGGTTTTGCATGACATTGTGGAGCGTGGTGCCAAGCGCATGGCCAACCATACACTTTCCGATTTACGGCAATGTTTTGGCTATGCCATTGGTGCTGGACTGCTAGAAAACGACCCCACCAGCCACCTGAAAAAAACCTCATTCGGCGGCAATAGTATCGAGCGCGACCGTGTATTGAGTGAAAGCGAATTACGCTACCTATTACAAACCGCCCTACCCAACTGCAAACTGTCTTTCAAATACCAAGCAGCGATTCGGGTATTGCTTGGCACCGCAGCCCGCATTGGTGAATTATTGCGCGCGCAACGCAGCCACATCGACCTCACCACTCGCACTTGGTTTATTCCTGCTGATAACGCCAAGAATGGCATTAGCCACCTGATTTACCTCTCCGACTTTGCCATGAGTGGATTTAATGAAATTTTCTCGTTGTTAGAACATCCTGAATGGCTCTTTATGGACCGCAGAGGCGAAAGCCATGTTTGTGTCAAAACACTTACCAAGCAAATCAGCGACCGTCAAACCAACACTGCCATGAGTGGCCGCAGTCAAAATACGCAAGCCTTAGTGTTATCAGGTGGAAAATGGACACCGCATGATCTACGCCGCACCGCTGCCACGCTCATGGGCGAGCTGGGTGTTGCACCGCATGTCATCGAAAAGTGTTTAAATCACAAAGAGAAAGACAAAGTCATTCGCACCTACCAATTGCAGCGGCTAGAAGCCGAGCAACGGGAAGCGTTTATTTTGCTTGGTGAACGTCTGGCCTTGTTGGCTAACACCGAGGCCGACAATGTGATTCTACTCAACCGACACACCGCATAA
- a CDS encoding helix-turn-helix domain-containing protein has protein sequence MVKCHLSKIMGERRLKISDLARDTGLNRGTLTRLYHETAERIELDVVDALCTYFGCGIAELFEHIPDSVEKPQNQ, from the coding sequence ATGGTTAAGTGCCACTTATCAAAAATCATGGGTGAACGCCGCTTAAAAATAAGCGATCTAGCGCGCGATACCGGTTTAAATCGAGGGACACTCACGCGGCTCTATCACGAAACCGCTGAGCGAATTGAGTTGGATGTTGTTGACGCGCTTTGCACTTACTTTGGTTGTGGTATTGCGGAGCTCTTTGAGCACATACCCGATTCGGTTGAAAAGCCCCAAAATCAATAG
- the corA gene encoding magnesium/cobalt transporter CorA, whose protein sequence is MLINCAVYQYGKKVADIPKPEISDYIEQSDAFVWVALRDPEPEELDEMREEFGLHELAIEDVQKGHQMPKVEEYGQTLFVVLHLLELDAEGKIQIGEVGIFVGSNYVLSIRNRSRTNFLNVRERCEREPHLLEHGAGFVLYALMDAVIDRYFPIIRALEAELENIEAKIFSGDSTTRASIEEIYMLKRKLMIVQHSVNPLHEAITRLHGGRVPHVCSPLQEYYRDLDDHLGRITHSIEGIRDMLNTAIQVNLSMISLSESAVTKKLAAWAALFAVPTMIAGVYGMNFEHMPELKWAFGYPAALTLMVVLDIGLWFYFKRAGWLGGSDQMITVKIKD, encoded by the coding sequence TTGTTAATTAATTGTGCCGTCTATCAATACGGAAAAAAAGTTGCAGATATTCCAAAACCTGAAATCAGTGATTACATAGAGCAATCTGATGCTTTTGTTTGGGTGGCGTTACGTGATCCTGAGCCCGAAGAATTGGATGAAATGCGCGAGGAATTCGGCCTGCATGAATTGGCAATTGAAGATGTCCAGAAAGGCCATCAGATGCCTAAAGTTGAGGAATATGGCCAAACACTATTCGTTGTTTTACATCTACTTGAATTAGATGCTGAAGGCAAAATTCAAATCGGTGAAGTAGGTATTTTTGTTGGTTCAAATTATGTTTTATCAATTCGCAACCGTTCTCGCACCAACTTTCTCAATGTGCGTGAGCGTTGTGAACGCGAGCCACATTTGCTCGAACATGGTGCTGGTTTTGTACTTTACGCATTGATGGATGCAGTGATTGATCGCTACTTCCCTATTATTCGTGCACTAGAGGCTGAACTTGAGAATATAGAAGCAAAGATTTTTTCTGGTGATTCGACGACCCGTGCCAGCATTGAAGAAATATACATGCTGAAACGAAAACTAATGATCGTGCAACATAGTGTGAACCCATTACATGAAGCAATTACTCGGCTGCATGGTGGACGAGTTCCACACGTATGTAGTCCCTTGCAAGAATATTACCGTGATCTAGATGATCACCTTGGGCGTATTACACATTCGATTGAAGGTATCCGCGATATGCTCAACACAGCGATTCAGGTCAATCTGTCAATGATTTCTCTTAGTGAATCTGCTGTTACTAAAAAACTGGCCGCATGGGCGGCACTATTTGCTGTTCCTACCATGATTGCTGGTGTTTATGGAATGAATTTTGAGCATATGCCCGAATTGAAGTGGGCTTTTGGATACCCAGCGGCCTTAACATTGATGGTCGTTTTGGATATTGGTTTGTGGTTTTACTTTAAGCGTGCGGGGTGGTTAGGTGGCAGCGATCAGATGATCACAGTAAAGATTAAAGATTAG
- a CDS encoding YagK/YfjJ domain-containing protein has product MKSSISKGSAVSRKLGAIQLSSNELGFDINTNGMGHLQVRPKSLGRLMEQLSRLPSLPQLQMQFPNQEVSPFVRLLLKAVDDQEWRHVPPFCVMSDGCYAGEHFNRTLLKIRKKAGDEAFKKEASIWSGMYSENFTGTMKYVDYLFSRYSKLLVVRLDLDFKEDYPARYDAALCKRHLDTFLNNRRNNSLFEHCVGYVWHIEFGKKMGFHCHCILFFNGNKVQQGVNWADRIGQYWSQKIVGGYGSYHNCNKNIDVLKKLGRLAVGMIHYSDAGLRKNLMRYAVSYLTKIDELIRLQIPEDMPKFRTFGRGEIPKYREVKKRGRPRDAEQENIIN; this is encoded by the coding sequence ATGAAAAGCAGTATTTCGAAAGGCTCGGCAGTGTCTAGAAAACTCGGGGCGATTCAATTATCATCGAATGAATTAGGGTTTGATATCAATACGAATGGAATGGGGCATCTGCAGGTACGCCCTAAGAGCTTAGGCCGTTTAATGGAGCAGCTCTCACGTTTACCAAGTTTACCGCAGCTTCAAATGCAGTTCCCAAATCAAGAAGTCAGTCCTTTTGTTCGGTTACTACTGAAGGCCGTTGATGATCAGGAATGGCGTCATGTACCGCCATTCTGTGTCATGTCAGATGGTTGTTATGCTGGTGAACACTTTAATCGTACGTTATTAAAAATACGTAAAAAAGCAGGTGATGAAGCGTTTAAAAAAGAGGCCAGCATTTGGTCTGGGATGTACTCAGAAAATTTCACTGGAACGATGAAGTATGTGGATTATTTATTCTCACGCTACAGCAAATTATTAGTTGTACGGCTGGATCTAGATTTTAAAGAGGATTACCCCGCTAGGTATGACGCTGCTTTGTGCAAGCGTCACTTAGATACCTTTTTAAACAACAGGCGCAACAACAGTCTATTTGAGCATTGTGTTGGGTATGTCTGGCATATCGAGTTCGGAAAAAAGATGGGATTTCATTGCCACTGTATTCTGTTCTTTAACGGTAATAAGGTGCAACAGGGGGTAAATTGGGCCGACAGAATCGGACAGTATTGGAGTCAAAAAATTGTAGGTGGATATGGTTCGTATCACAACTGCAATAAAAATATTGATGTACTCAAGAAGCTAGGACGTTTGGCTGTTGGCATGATTCATTATTCGGACGCTGGGTTGCGAAAGAATTTGATGCGATATGCGGTGAGTTACCTAACTAAAATCGATGAGCTGATTAGATTGCAAATCCCTGAGGACATGCCTAAGTTCAGAACGTTTGGACGAGGTGAAATTCCAAAGTATCGAGAGGTTAAGAAACGAGGAAGGCCGAGAGATGCAGAGCAAGAAAACATCATCAACTGA
- a CDS encoding radical SAM protein — MLVPTEKWANDLRDELLKSEMQVQWRTEGRVDNLRPEFIPTLAQAGLTILDLGLESASPLQLTRMNKTRAPQKYLDRAAKLMDACAANGIKVKANILLYAGETSETVHQTISWLDKHKDSIFGVSVGPVIAYGWPDEVKTYLEELKPLGASPAKTPCIGVTELNLSSEFTHGFAQQIAQMITQRYMNHENYYFLKSFSYFARDYRYSDFLSDLGTTISGANSEPSPKCNDLKPLKDATQPILDFEFIQ, encoded by the coding sequence ATGTTAGTTCCAACAGAAAAGTGGGCTAACGATTTACGTGATGAGTTACTCAAAAGTGAAATGCAGGTTCAGTGGAGAACAGAGGGGCGAGTTGACAATCTACGTCCGGAATTTATTCCTACATTAGCTCAAGCTGGTCTGACGATTTTAGACCTCGGGCTTGAGAGCGCATCTCCGCTTCAATTAACCCGAATGAATAAAACACGTGCACCACAAAAATATCTTGATAGAGCTGCAAAACTAATGGACGCGTGCGCCGCTAACGGCATAAAGGTTAAAGCTAATATATTACTTTATGCCGGTGAAACCTCGGAAACAGTTCACCAGACAATATCTTGGTTGGACAAACATAAAGATTCAATTTTTGGGGTCTCCGTCGGACCTGTTATTGCATATGGCTGGCCTGACGAGGTTAAAACTTATCTAGAGGAACTTAAACCTTTAGGTGCTTCCCCGGCGAAAACTCCCTGCATTGGCGTAACCGAGCTTAATCTCAGTTCGGAGTTTACACATGGATTTGCGCAGCAAATAGCTCAAATGATTACTCAACGCTATATGAATCATGAGAACTATTACTTTTTGAAATCCTTTTCCTACTTTGCTAGAGACTACCGTTACAGTGATTTTTTAAGTGACCTCGGCACTACTATATCAGGGGCAAATAGCGAACCGTCGCCTAAATGTAACGACCTGAAGCCGCTAAAAGATGCTACACAACCAATTCTTGATTTTGAGTTCATTCAATAA
- a CDS encoding HU family DNA-binding protein — MNKAELITALQNHSGLANKKDVEAILESLAAIITETLKAGDEVTLIGLGKFSAQAKPERQGRNPKTGETLTIAASNAAKFTVSKALKDALN, encoded by the coding sequence ATGAATAAAGCAGAATTAATTACAGCACTTCAAAACCACTCTGGACTAGCCAACAAAAAAGACGTTGAAGCGATACTTGAAAGCTTGGCTGCCATAATCACTGAAACCCTAAAAGCGGGTGATGAAGTGACTTTGATTGGTTTAGGTAAATTTTCTGCTCAAGCCAAGCCTGAACGCCAAGGCCGTAATCCAAAAACTGGCGAAACGTTGACAATCGCCGCTTCGAATGCTGCGAAATTCACAGTGAGCAAAGCACTTAAAGATGCGTTAAATTAA
- a CDS encoding IS3 family transposase (programmed frameshift), with amino-acid sequence MSKSNRYTEEFKIEAVKQVTERNYPVAEVAERLGVSGHSIYSWIKRYATPLPEQPQTTTQQDEIRQLKAELRRVTEERDIPKKGRRVLCQAIRVRYAFIRDHQALHPVRRLCQMMQVHPSGYYAWLQRPQSLRTIDDQRLTGIITEAWQESGGVYGYRKINDDLRDMGEQCGKHRVARLMRLAGLRSQTGYRRRRGFYGGKPTVTAPNHLARQFNVDTPNQVWVTDITYIRTHEGWLYLAAVLDLFSRQVVGWSMGARMDRELAIKALLMAVWRRQPKQEVLVHSDQGSQFSSYDWQDLLRVHNLKPSMSRRGNCHDNAVAESFFQLLKRERIKRQTYRNREEARRDVFNYIEMFYNPKRRHSFNNGLSPVEYEKQYFERLGSV; translated from the exons ATGAGCAAATCTAATCGCTACACCGAAGAGTTCAAAATCGAAGCCGTCAAGCAAGTGACAGAACGCAACTATCCTGTCGCAGAAGTCGCTGAGCGACTGGGGGTTTCAGGGCATAGCATCTACAGCTGGATTAAGCGCTACGCCACGCCTTTACCAGAACAACCGCAAACAACTACTCAGCAGGATGAAATTCGGCAACTAAAAGCTGAACTACGTCGAGTAACTGAAGAGCGTGACATCC CTAAAAAAGGCCGCCGCGTACTTTGCCAAGCTATCCGGGTAAGGTACGCCTTCATTCGTGACCATCAAGCACTACATCCAGTTCGACGGCTCTGCCAGATGATGCAAGTCCATCCCAGCGGCTACTACGCTTGGCTGCAACGACCACAATCATTGCGCACGATTGATGACCAGCGCTTGACTGGCATCATCACTGAAGCGTGGCAAGAAAGCGGCGGCGTCTATGGTTATCGCAAGATTAATGATGACTTGCGTGATATGGGCGAACAATGTGGCAAGCATCGCGTCGCGCGCTTAATGCGCTTAGCTGGCCTTCGTTCACAAACAGGCTATCGTCGTCGACGTGGTTTTTATGGTGGCAAGCCCACCGTAACGGCACCAAACCATTTGGCTCGGCAATTCAATGTCGATACACCTAATCAGGTTTGGGTGACTGACATTACCTATATTCGCACACACGAAGGTTGGCTTTATTTGGCCGCAGTATTGGATTTGTTCTCAAGACAGGTTGTTGGTTGGTCGATGGGCGCGCGGATGGACCGTGAGTTGGCGATTAAAGCTTTATTAATGGCGGTTTGGCGACGTCAGCCCAAGCAAGAGGTCTTAGTGCATTCGGACCAAGGCAGCCAATTCAGTAGTTATGATTGGCAGGATCTACTGCGTGTGCATAATTTAAAACCGAGCATGAGTCGGCGTGGCAATTGCCATGACAATGCGGTCGCGGAAAGTTTCTTCCAGCTATTGAAGCGGGAACGAATCAAACGACAAACCTACCGTAATCGAGAGGAGGCACGTCGAGATGTGTTCAATTATATCGAGATGTTTTACAACCCCAAGCGCCGCCATAGTTTCAATAATGGGCTATCACCAGTAGAGTATGAAAAGCAGTATTTCGAAAGGCTCGGCAGTGTCTAG
- a CDS encoding SOS response-associated peptidase family protein, which produces MPFVAAELWCTWKEENGLRSYSFTQITINAEEHPLKNWMHKPADEKRNLVVIPETEYDNWLSCKPPELPRTFLKNYPAELMQERAL; this is translated from the coding sequence TTGCCATTTGTGGCGGCAGAACTGTGGTGCACATGGAAAGAAGAAAACGGACTACGCAGCTATTCGTTTACACAAATTACCATCAACGCTGAAGAGCACCCGCTCAAGAATTGGATGCACAAGCCCGCTGATGAAAAACGAAATCTGGTCGTCATACCTGAGACCGAGTACGACAATTGGCTAAGTTGCAAACCCCCTGAGCTGCCACGAACGTTTTTGAAGAATTATCCAGCGGAGTTGATGCAAGAACGAGCACTGTAG
- a CDS encoding type II toxin-antitoxin system RelE/ParE family toxin has protein sequence MRIVWTPEAQQDREDIWDYIVEHNPNSAVLMDELFSQAVARLSEYPLLGKAGLIPGTRELIPHESYRLVYEIENETVWILTLVHVSKQWPSLRH, from the coding sequence ATGAGAATTGTTTGGACGCCAGAAGCGCAGCAAGATCGTGAAGATATATGGGATTACATTGTTGAACATAATCCCAACTCGGCCGTCCTGATGGATGAACTCTTCAGTCAAGCTGTTGCTAGGCTGAGTGAATATCCGCTTTTAGGAAAGGCAGGGCTAATTCCAGGTACCCGCGAACTCATACCACATGAGAGTTATCGATTGGTGTATGAAATTGAGAATGAAACTGTATGGATTTTAACTTTGGTGCACGTCTCAAAACAGTGGCCGTCACTTCGGCATTAA